One Acidisarcina sp. DNA segment encodes these proteins:
- a CDS encoding M20/M25/M40 family metallo-hydrolase: protein MPSPIAPTAFSRIARLASLRPVHAAFQWLHLHESQIMRWQVEMVAIPAPPFGEGPRSAWVLERFRELGLMDAHVDEIGNVLGYLPGPEGAKPGNEGSAARPCILLSAHIDTVFPAETPLNPRIEGARLEAPGACDNAAGVAGLLAIAAALRHASVPLACDLLFAANVGEEGDGDLRGIRHLYQHSRYKTRIAANVVLDGAGHEVVVAQALGSRRFLVSITGRGGHSWSDAGTPNPIMVLAAAITRLSMVSLPAEPRTTVNVGTIEGGTSVNSIPERATARFDFRSTDPEQLIRMEVELHRAVEDAVLTANRLEPARPLQFTIDTIGDRPAAGLPADAAILESLRAVDRHLKLRTELRVGSTDANIPLSMGIEAISMGAGGDGGSVHTRAEWYNSAHRDLGLRRVLLLVLALLENASGQ from the coding sequence ATGCCTTCTCCGATAGCACCCACGGCATTCTCCCGCATCGCCCGCCTGGCCTCCCTGCGCCCGGTACATGCAGCCTTCCAGTGGCTGCATCTGCACGAGTCGCAGATCATGCGCTGGCAGGTGGAGATGGTAGCCATCCCCGCGCCGCCCTTCGGCGAAGGCCCCCGATCCGCGTGGGTTCTGGAGCGCTTTCGCGAGCTTGGTCTGATGGACGCGCACGTCGATGAGATTGGCAATGTGCTCGGATATCTCCCCGGCCCCGAGGGGGCCAAACCCGGCAATGAGGGCAGCGCGGCGCGTCCCTGCATTCTCCTCTCCGCGCATATTGACACGGTCTTCCCGGCGGAGACACCTCTCAACCCCAGGATCGAAGGAGCCCGGCTGGAGGCCCCCGGCGCCTGCGACAACGCTGCTGGAGTGGCCGGCCTGCTGGCGATCGCCGCTGCGCTGCGCCATGCCTCGGTGCCCCTCGCCTGCGACCTGCTTTTTGCCGCCAATGTGGGAGAGGAGGGCGACGGAGATCTCCGCGGAATTCGCCATCTGTACCAGCATTCCCGCTATAAAACACGAATCGCCGCAAACGTAGTGCTCGATGGAGCAGGCCATGAAGTCGTCGTCGCGCAGGCCCTGGGCAGCCGCCGCTTCCTCGTCTCCATCACCGGCCGCGGCGGCCACTCGTGGAGCGATGCCGGAACCCCCAACCCCATCATGGTTCTGGCCGCCGCAATCACCCGCCTCAGCATGGTCTCTCTGCCTGCTGAACCGCGTACCACGGTAAACGTAGGCACCATTGAAGGCGGCACTTCGGTCAACTCGATTCCCGAGCGCGCCACGGCACGCTTCGATTTCCGCTCCACAGATCCCGAGCAGTTGATCCGGATGGAAGTGGAATTGCACCGCGCCGTCGAAGACGCCGTCCTCACCGCCAATCGGCTGGAACCCGCCCGCCCACTTCAGTTCACGATCGATACCATCGGGGACCGGCCTGCCGCCGGCTTGCCTGCGGATGCCGCCATCCTTGAATCGCTGCGCGCGGTTGACCGGCATCTGAAGCTCCGCACCGAGCTCCGCGTAGGCTCCACCGACGCGAATATCCCCCTGTCCATGGGTATCGAAGCTATCAGCATGGGTGCTGGGGGAGACGGCGGCAGCGTGCATACCCGCGCCGAGTGGTATAACTCCGCTCATCGCGATCTGGGCCTGCGCCGCGTCCTTCTGCTAGTGCTCGCGCTGCTTGAAAATGCATCGGGTCAGTGA
- the truA gene encoding tRNA pseudouridine(38-40) synthase TruA, whose product MNSSPIHFLQPGTLQTQRNWKLVLSYDGTDFHGWQVQPGLRTIQGELASAIERVTGEQVLPQGSGRTDAGVHALAQVASFTLAAAIPAYNLQRALNRTLPPDVRVLAAEPVEPSFHARHSARHKTYEYRIYRGEICPPFLARYASALNWPLDLGAMREAANAVLGEHDFTSFAAADPDLAQRSGARESGTSENLDRDNIRTIYESAWEQRASDGGYEGDLLLYRVRGSGFLHHMVRNLVGTFLEAGRGQILAEELPRILAARERAAAGPTAPARGLFLVSVGYSAM is encoded by the coding sequence ATGAATTCCTCGCCCATCCACTTTCTGCAACCAGGCACCCTGCAGACGCAGCGCAACTGGAAACTGGTGCTCTCCTATGACGGCACCGATTTCCACGGCTGGCAGGTGCAGCCCGGACTGCGAACGATCCAGGGCGAGTTGGCCAGCGCCATCGAACGCGTCACCGGAGAACAAGTGCTGCCCCAGGGCTCAGGACGAACCGACGCGGGCGTCCATGCGCTCGCTCAAGTTGCCTCCTTCACACTGGCTGCGGCGATCCCGGCCTATAACCTGCAACGTGCGCTCAACCGCACCCTGCCCCCGGACGTCCGCGTGCTCGCGGCAGAGCCGGTAGAGCCTTCGTTTCACGCCCGTCACAGCGCCCGCCACAAAACGTATGAATACCGCATCTATCGCGGCGAAATCTGTCCCCCGTTCCTCGCCCGCTACGCCAGCGCTCTCAACTGGCCACTCGATCTTGGAGCCATGCGGGAGGCAGCGAATGCCGTGCTTGGCGAGCACGACTTCACCTCCTTCGCTGCCGCAGATCCCGACCTGGCGCAGCGATCCGGCGCTCGCGAAAGCGGCACTTCCGAAAACCTGGATCGCGACAACATCCGAACGATCTATGAATCGGCGTGGGAGCAACGCGCCTCCGACGGCGGATACGAGGGTGACCTGCTCCTCTACCGCGTCCGCGGCTCGGGCTTTCTTCACCACATGGTGCGCAACCTCGTCGGCACATTTCTTGAGGCCGGACGCGGGCAGATCCTTGCCGAAGAGCTTCCGCGCATCCTCGCCGCGCGAGAGCGCGCCGCCGCAGGCCCCACTGCGCCCGCTCGCGGATTGTTTCTCGTCTCTGTCGGTTACAGCGCCATGTAG
- a CDS encoding TolC family protein, whose amino-acid sequence MNVEKGKTHEAHASHQVPTAARVQSKLQTTAMVACLLLSTVSPYGMAQQTPPVTPPAGMKDLPPTPAPNYTQPMFMRSTPRDFTRPQGYYPNPLAPYKAISMEPSRFTNTARIHDLIRDGKIYLSLSDAITLALENNYDIAIARFNLDIADTDILRSKAGAQLRGVNTGIVSGTQGTAGQTLISGGGPGGTSVGSSGAGAGAGGLVTNTSSAGPNPESLDPTLTGTIQYENAKQPTSNPFSGAPVLSTGTTQYDFAYNQGFLTGTALTVGFNNSRQTTNSQFSSYSPQYNTNFKAEVTQHLLQGFGWGVNSRFIVQAKNNRRITDASFRQQILYTVNQIENIYWGLVSSYEDVQAKERALTQSKQLTADNRKQVEIGTLAPLEVINSDSQVASDQQALISSQTALEYQQMVMKQAMLRNLSDPELSKAPVIPTDRVSLIESPEEKMSVDDLVKQAYTNRPEVEQDILQLKNSELSMKAIKNELLPVVDAYGFYGASAIGGSQNPNCMNFVTGKPCVANQFPTVSYGTAFSRLFNSSAPDKGVGVNISIPIHNRIAQSDQARSVLEYRQNELRLEQIYIQIRTQVLNGVFALTNDRAQVQAALAAREFAYQSLDSEQKKYHLGASTTANVLQQQRNLAAGENNLIVAKALYAKDRAALSQTLANTLEHYGISLGDAVSGKISQVPVVPGVEAPKDTKEPSMPLQPAQQ is encoded by the coding sequence TTGAACGTAGAAAAAGGGAAGACCCACGAGGCGCATGCCTCCCATCAGGTTCCAACCGCTGCAAGAGTACAGTCGAAACTTCAGACAACTGCCATGGTGGCGTGCCTGCTTCTCTCCACTGTTTCTCCTTATGGGATGGCGCAGCAGACCCCGCCGGTAACTCCACCAGCGGGTATGAAAGATCTGCCGCCGACACCTGCGCCAAACTATACCCAGCCAATGTTTATGCGGTCGACGCCGCGGGATTTTACCAGGCCGCAGGGCTATTATCCCAATCCGCTGGCTCCCTATAAGGCGATCTCGATGGAGCCCTCGCGGTTTACCAACACGGCGCGGATTCACGATCTGATCCGCGACGGGAAGATCTACCTCAGCCTGAGCGATGCGATCACGCTGGCGCTCGAAAATAACTACGATATCGCGATTGCGCGGTTCAACCTCGACATTGCGGATACCGACATTCTGCGATCCAAAGCCGGCGCACAGTTACGCGGTGTGAATACAGGGATCGTTAGCGGAACCCAGGGCACGGCGGGTCAGACGCTGATATCGGGCGGCGGTCCGGGGGGAACCTCGGTAGGATCGAGCGGCGCAGGCGCAGGCGCGGGCGGCCTGGTCACAAATACCAGCAGTGCGGGGCCGAATCCCGAGAGCCTTGATCCGACGTTGACGGGAACGATCCAGTACGAAAACGCCAAGCAGCCGACCTCCAATCCCTTCAGCGGAGCGCCGGTACTCTCGACGGGAACGACCCAATACGACTTTGCCTATAACCAGGGATTCCTTACCGGGACTGCGTTGACGGTCGGCTTCAACAATTCCCGGCAGACGACGAACAGTCAGTTCAGCAGCTATAGCCCGCAGTACAACACCAATTTCAAGGCAGAGGTTACCCAGCATCTGCTGCAGGGGTTTGGCTGGGGAGTGAATAGCCGCTTCATCGTGCAGGCGAAGAATAATCGCCGCATCACGGACGCGTCGTTCCGCCAGCAGATCCTCTATACAGTGAACCAGATTGAGAACATTTATTGGGGACTGGTCAGTTCGTATGAGGACGTGCAGGCAAAAGAGCGTGCGCTCACGCAGTCCAAACAATTGACGGCGGACAATCGCAAGCAGGTAGAGATTGGGACCCTGGCGCCGCTGGAAGTTATCAACTCCGACAGCCAGGTGGCGAGCGATCAGCAGGCGCTTATTTCTTCGCAGACCGCTCTGGAATACCAGCAGATGGTGATGAAGCAGGCGATGCTTCGCAATCTGAGCGATCCCGAGTTGAGCAAAGCGCCGGTGATTCCCACGGATCGGGTCAGCCTGATCGAGTCTCCCGAAGAGAAGATGTCTGTGGACGATCTTGTGAAGCAGGCCTATACCAACCGGCCAGAGGTGGAGCAGGACATTCTTCAGCTGAAGAACAGCGAGCTTTCAATGAAAGCGATAAAGAATGAGCTGCTGCCGGTGGTAGATGCTTACGGCTTTTACGGGGCATCGGCCATTGGCGGCTCCCAGAATCCGAACTGCATGAACTTCGTGACCGGCAAGCCGTGCGTGGCCAACCAATTTCCCACGGTGAGTTATGGGACCGCGTTCAGCCGCCTGTTCAACAGCAGCGCTCCGGATAAAGGAGTGGGTGTGAATATCTCCATCCCGATTCACAACCGCATTGCGCAGAGCGACCAGGCACGGTCGGTACTCGAATACCGGCAGAACGAACTTCGGCTGGAACAGATCTACATTCAGATTCGCACCCAGGTGCTCAACGGAGTCTTTGCGTTGACCAACGACCGGGCCCAGGTTCAGGCAGCGCTTGCGGCTCGCGAGTTTGCATATCAGAGCCTGGATTCCGAGCAGAAGAAGTATCATCTGGGCGCGTCGACGACTGCGAATGTTCTACAGCAGCAGCGCAACCTAGCAGCCGGGGAGAACAACCTGATCGTAGCCAAGGCTTTGTATGCGAAGGATCGTGCAGCTCTCAGCCAGACATTGGCGAATACGCTCGAACACTATGGCATCAGCCTGGGGGATGCGGTAAGCGGGAAGATTTCGCAGGTTCCGGTGGTTCCCGGAGTGGAAGCTCCGAAGGATACGAAGGAACCAAGCATGCCGCTGCAACCGGCACAGCAGTAA
- the aroA gene encoding 3-phosphoshikimate 1-carboxyvinyltransferase gives MDTAATHTSTRTVAPARNLVGSLRLPGDKSISHRYALLAAFAGGTTRLRNFSTGADCASSLGCAEALGASITSAGDSIEIHGTGGKLVAPAGALDCGNSGSTMRMLSGLLAGQEDRFTLIGDASLSKRPMERVRKPLSQMGAEIALTEGHAPITITGRKLTAIDYTTPVPSAQVKTAVLFAGLQAAGTTTLREAVRTRDHGELALRAFGAELTRTADAVSIAGGQSLTGISATVPGDLSSAAFFLCAAALFPGSNLVFDGLGLNPTRATLLDVLTSLGARISVLNLEEKQGELIGTVQLTAPSQGLGSTTISGALAAQLIDELPVLAAIAPYTRGGIRIRDARELRVKESDRIALMATNLRAMGADVEEFEDGLDVPGGQQLQGAEINSGGDHRIAMAFAVAALRAKGETRIHGAECAAISFPEFFDLLDLVAER, from the coding sequence TTGGATACCGCAGCCACACACACGAGCACAAGGACCGTCGCGCCCGCGCGAAACCTCGTCGGCAGCCTTCGTCTGCCCGGCGACAAGAGTATCTCCCACCGCTATGCCCTGCTGGCGGCCTTCGCCGGGGGAACGACCCGTCTGCGTAACTTCTCAACCGGCGCCGATTGCGCCAGCAGCCTGGGCTGCGCTGAAGCGCTGGGCGCAAGCATAACCAGTGCCGGGGATTCGATCGAGATTCACGGAACTGGCGGAAAACTGGTTGCCCCGGCTGGTGCGCTCGATTGCGGCAACTCCGGCTCGACCATGCGCATGCTCTCCGGCCTGCTCGCCGGACAGGAAGATCGCTTTACCCTGATCGGAGACGCATCCCTCAGCAAACGGCCCATGGAGCGCGTGCGCAAGCCCCTGTCGCAGATGGGCGCGGAGATCGCTCTCACCGAAGGACATGCGCCCATCACCATCACGGGCCGCAAGCTCACCGCCATTGACTACACCACTCCTGTGCCCAGCGCCCAGGTCAAGACCGCCGTACTCTTCGCCGGATTGCAGGCCGCCGGAACCACCACCCTGCGCGAAGCCGTTCGCACCCGCGACCATGGCGAACTCGCGCTGCGCGCCTTTGGAGCCGAGCTCACCCGAACCGCGGATGCAGTCTCGATTGCCGGTGGCCAGTCTTTAACCGGCATCAGCGCCACCGTTCCTGGCGATCTATCGTCGGCAGCCTTCTTTCTCTGCGCAGCCGCTCTCTTCCCGGGGTCGAATCTGGTCTTTGACGGCCTGGGCCTGAATCCCACCCGCGCAACCCTCCTCGATGTGCTCACTTCGCTGGGTGCGCGCATCAGCGTCCTCAATCTCGAAGAGAAGCAAGGCGAACTGATAGGCACGGTACAGCTCACCGCTCCCAGCCAGGGATTGGGATCAACCACCATCTCCGGCGCGCTCGCCGCACAGCTCATCGATGAACTGCCCGTGCTTGCCGCCATTGCGCCATATACCCGCGGGGGAATCCGCATCAGGGACGCCCGCGAGTTGCGCGTCAAGGAGTCGGACCGCATCGCTCTCATGGCTACCAATCTTCGCGCGATGGGTGCCGATGTGGAGGAATTCGAGGATGGCCTGGACGTGCCCGGTGGACAGCAGTTGCAGGGTGCTGAGATCAACTCCGGCGGAGATCATCGGATCGCCATGGCCTTTGCCGTCGCTGCCTTGAGGGCGAAGGGCGAAACCCGCATCCACGGTGCCGAGTGCGCCGCTATCTCCTTCCCCGAGTTCTTTGACCTGCTTGATCTGGTCGCAGAGAGATAA
- a CDS encoding SpoIIE family protein phosphatase translates to MMASATSMPQSHEKKKDSAPAPPPSQEAAGPDTFEGDYRPSSAATLNAAPARVDPVQVDFLMQLADALNTTLDLQTLFLRTADLVRAVIDYRIFAILLLNDRTNDLRMRFQIGHTPEVERLRIRMGKGVVGEAAQRREPVMLNDVTKAENYINANPDVRSELAVPLIVKNRVIGVIDIQSEQVGYFRPEHQRMLMLTASRIGQAIENARLYTRASRQAQTLAVLNEISRELTSILNLDTLLEKVGQLLRRVMDYQMFTILLLNEQEDILEIRYSTRFGEPNPDLAPVPSNRGLVGAAIAERKLINVGDVRKDPRYVMVNPESRSEMVVPLIYKNRIIGVLDLEHTRTNYFNEEHERTLVTLAAQIAIAIMNARLYQRVARQEQRLERDLAMAREVQLRLLPPVRPKQAHAEYAARFLPARTIGGDLYDFLPYDSDRSGIALGDVSGKAAPAALFAALVSGIMRAAAIQQLSPSRMLQTLNDALQERRLESQYVSMVYAVWNDSNQTLQLANAGAVQPLFCRSDEVTTILAEGFPLGMFPNVQYEEFSLSTQPGDSIIFFSDGIVDAQNSSGEMFGNDRLISVVRKNQRKPVGELADAILNELVSFQGDVDHFDDETLVILRVLNP, encoded by the coding sequence ATGATGGCTTCCGCGACATCTATGCCCCAGTCACACGAAAAAAAGAAAGATTCGGCTCCTGCTCCACCTCCTTCGCAGGAGGCGGCCGGCCCAGATACATTTGAAGGTGACTATCGTCCCTCGTCCGCGGCAACGCTGAACGCCGCACCGGCGCGTGTCGATCCCGTGCAAGTTGACTTCCTGATGCAACTGGCCGATGCGCTCAACACCACGCTGGATCTGCAGACTCTCTTCCTCCGCACCGCCGATCTCGTCCGCGCGGTGATCGACTACCGCATCTTCGCCATCCTGCTGTTGAACGACCGCACCAACGACCTTCGCATGCGCTTCCAAATCGGCCACACACCGGAAGTGGAGCGTCTGCGCATCCGCATGGGAAAAGGAGTTGTGGGCGAAGCAGCCCAGCGCCGCGAACCCGTCATGCTGAACGACGTAACCAAGGCGGAGAACTACATCAATGCCAATCCCGATGTTCGCTCCGAACTCGCCGTACCGCTGATCGTCAAGAATCGCGTCATTGGCGTCATCGATATCCAGTCCGAGCAGGTCGGCTATTTTCGGCCGGAGCACCAGCGCATGCTTATGCTGACCGCGTCGCGCATCGGACAGGCGATTGAAAATGCGCGCCTGTACACCCGTGCCTCCCGCCAGGCGCAAACGCTCGCGGTTTTGAACGAAATCAGCCGGGAGCTGACCTCCATCCTTAACCTCGACACTCTGCTGGAGAAGGTCGGGCAACTGCTCCGCCGCGTCATGGATTACCAGATGTTCACGATCCTGCTATTGAACGAGCAGGAAGACATACTGGAAATCCGCTATTCCACGCGCTTCGGGGAACCCAATCCTGATCTCGCCCCCGTGCCGTCCAACCGGGGACTGGTAGGCGCCGCCATCGCCGAGCGCAAGCTGATCAACGTCGGCGATGTAAGAAAAGATCCCCGCTACGTGATGGTGAATCCTGAGTCGCGTTCTGAGATGGTTGTGCCTTTGATCTACAAAAACAGGATCATCGGCGTCCTCGACCTCGAGCATACGCGCACCAACTACTTCAACGAAGAGCATGAGCGCACCCTGGTTACACTGGCCGCGCAGATTGCCATTGCCATCATGAATGCGCGCCTCTACCAGAGAGTCGCACGGCAGGAGCAGCGTCTGGAGCGCGATCTTGCCATGGCCCGCGAAGTTCAGTTGCGCCTGCTGCCCCCGGTACGGCCCAAACAGGCGCATGCAGAATACGCAGCCCGTTTCCTGCCCGCGCGAACCATCGGAGGAGACCTCTACGACTTTTTGCCGTACGACTCCGATCGCAGCGGAATTGCGCTTGGCGACGTAAGCGGCAAGGCAGCGCCCGCAGCCCTCTTCGCGGCACTGGTCAGCGGCATCATGCGCGCGGCCGCAATCCAGCAGCTCTCCCCTTCGCGGATGCTGCAAACATTGAACGATGCCCTGCAGGAGCGGCGACTGGAATCGCAGTACGTCTCCATGGTCTACGCGGTGTGGAACGACTCCAACCAGACCCTTCAGCTCGCCAATGCTGGAGCGGTGCAACCTCTCTTCTGCCGCTCCGATGAGGTGACCACTATCCTCGCTGAAGGCTTCCCGCTGGGCATGTTTCCCAACGTTCAGTATGAGGAGTTCAGCCTATCCACCCAACCCGGAGATTCGATCATCTTCTTCAGCGACGGCATCGTCGACGCGCAGAACTCCAGCGGAGAAATGTTCGGCAACGACCGGCTGATCTCCGTTGTGCGAAAGAATCAGCGAAAACCCGTTGGGGAACTGGCGGACGCGATACTCAACGAGCTGGTCAGCTTTCAGGGCGACGTCGATCACTTTGACGATGAGACCCTGGTGATCCTCCGCGTCCTCAATCCCTGA
- a CDS encoding tetratricopeptide repeat protein: protein MAIVLLALAAPLLAAEKPNFQINGYVIDADLDPVSHHLTATARVNFTALETADTVVFQLHNALKVNKVTEGSSSTALSGERGQDSTIRIAPRVPLQKGQTVTYTFQYDGTLSGQEDGPVEGLKLTTIGDPISYLLYPGRWFPMTGFMTNRFTAEMHIRVPAGYRVIGSGGTGGPLTTPKGRQFDFVWSKPGFPGTIIAGKFEEPVAVAGSTNIRVYTTAAHQQSAADYAQTANKEFAFFTDTFGNLQSSRLNIVELPNDTVPATWAPEIAAIAGNRIADKSNSRLLANTIAHQWWGSEVSPASLNDAWITNGMSRYGELMYLEDASGKSALSAAVQDVSAGALAYDTIPLSTAGRLSPFSPEFQSMTLEKGAMVFHMLRWEVGDDNFKKILRGTLSQFTGQPVRTSDLIKVAETQSGETLTPFFAQWLDGTGAPLFTNKYTVYRLGSNKGFRTIGQINQDLDLFRMPVELRIDTDGKTETKRIEVVGTDSQYIVDTFGRPRRITIDPQSWVLKNSPDMQVRVSILRGQQMVAQGNFADALAEYQKALAANPNSSLASYRVGEVLFTQRNYQASANAYRDALRGDDDPKWTEVWSHIQLGKIFDVTGQRDRAVNEYRQAVQTNDNTQGALNEARKYLQTPFKRAEAD, encoded by the coding sequence ATGGCCATCGTGCTGCTCGCGCTCGCAGCACCCTTACTTGCTGCCGAAAAGCCAAACTTCCAGATCAACGGTTACGTCATCGACGCGGATCTTGACCCGGTCTCTCACCACCTCACGGCGACGGCCCGCGTGAACTTTACCGCGCTCGAGACCGCCGACACGGTTGTCTTCCAACTGCACAACGCGCTCAAGGTGAATAAGGTCACAGAAGGATCCAGCAGCACCGCTCTCTCGGGCGAACGGGGTCAGGACTCCACTATCCGCATCGCTCCGCGTGTGCCGCTGCAGAAGGGCCAGACCGTCACCTATACCTTCCAGTATGATGGCACCCTCAGCGGACAGGAAGATGGACCGGTCGAGGGACTCAAGCTCACCACCATCGGCGATCCCATCAGCTATCTTCTCTATCCTGGCCGCTGGTTTCCCATGACCGGCTTCATGACCAACCGCTTCACGGCGGAGATGCATATCCGCGTTCCCGCCGGATATCGAGTCATCGGAAGCGGCGGCACCGGAGGTCCGCTGACCACCCCCAAGGGCCGGCAATTCGACTTTGTCTGGAGCAAGCCAGGCTTCCCCGGAACCATCATCGCGGGCAAATTTGAGGAGCCGGTTGCAGTCGCAGGCAGCACAAATATCCGCGTCTATACCACTGCCGCTCACCAGCAAAGCGCGGCGGACTATGCTCAGACCGCGAACAAGGAATTTGCCTTCTTCACCGACACCTTCGGCAATCTCCAATCCAGCCGTCTCAACATCGTCGAGCTGCCGAACGATACCGTTCCCGCCACCTGGGCTCCGGAGATTGCCGCCATCGCAGGCAACCGCATCGCGGACAAGTCCAACTCCCGCCTGCTCGCCAACACCATCGCGCATCAGTGGTGGGGCAGCGAGGTAAGCCCGGCTTCCCTCAACGATGCATGGATCACCAATGGCATGTCGCGTTACGGAGAGCTGATGTACCTTGAGGATGCCTCCGGTAAGAGCGCGCTCTCCGCCGCCGTGCAGGATGTTTCCGCCGGGGCACTGGCATACGACACGATTCCGCTCTCTACTGCGGGCCGCCTCTCCCCGTTCTCGCCGGAGTTTCAATCCATGACGCTTGAAAAAGGCGCCATGGTCTTCCACATGCTTCGCTGGGAGGTGGGAGACGACAACTTTAAGAAGATCCTCCGCGGCACTCTGTCGCAGTTCACCGGGCAACCGGTTCGCACCTCGGATCTGATCAAGGTCGCGGAGACACAGTCCGGGGAGACCCTCACGCCGTTCTTCGCCCAGTGGCTCGATGGCACCGGCGCACCTTTATTCACCAATAAGTACACGGTCTATCGTCTTGGCAGCAACAAGGGCTTCCGCACCATAGGACAGATCAATCAGGATCTAGACCTCTTCCGCATGCCGGTAGAACTGCGCATTGATACCGACGGGAAGACGGAGACCAAACGGATAGAGGTGGTTGGCACGGATTCGCAATATATCGTGGATACCTTCGGCCGCCCTCGCCGCATCACCATCGATCCGCAAAGCTGGGTGCTCAAAAACTCCCCCGACATGCAGGTTCGCGTCTCCATCCTTCGCGGACAGCAGATGGTCGCCCAGGGCAACTTCGCCGACGCACTCGCCGAGTATCAGAAGGCTCTTGCCGCCAACCCCAACAGCTCCCTTGCCAGCTATCGGGTGGGCGAGGTCCTCTTTACCCAGCGTAACTATCAGGCTTCGGCAAATGCCTACCGCGACGCGCTACGTGGAGACGACGACCCCAAGTGGACCGAAGTCTGGAGCCATATTCAGCTAGGCAAGATCTTCGACGTAACCGGACAGCGAGACCGCGCCGTGAATGAATACCGCCAGGCCGTGCAGACCAACGACAACACCCAGGGCGCCCTGAACGAAGCCCGCAAGTATCTGCAAACGCCTTTCAAACGTGCCGAGGCGGACTAG
- the lpxB gene encoding lipid-A-disaccharide synthase — MPRIFLSAGEASGERYGAMFIEALRKIDPAVEVFGMGGKRMEDLGCRRIVRSEEMAVMGLAEVVRHLPHIYRQYRRILQSLRETPPDVAVLIDYPGFHLRLARDLHRLGIPVVYFVSPQLWAWKKRRIRQVERYVGRMLVIFPFEETFYRDRGVEATYVGHPLADLPLPTISRSAFAAQYGLDASKDWVALLPGSRDKEIRLNLPEIKKAADALNLDCEFLLPLAATLDPRHIAGIRESIAPPSGRGSGKAPRITLVKDARAALYHARASVVASGTATIEAALIGNPFLVVYRVSAATYAVVRHIVSVPFVAMVNLVAGRAVVPELIQHDFNASNVVSHLRRLMADETARGKMQNDLKQVSQMLHAGRSATETAIDRAAGITLQVAQRISHNSVPI; from the coding sequence ATGCCGCGAATATTCCTCTCAGCCGGTGAAGCCAGCGGCGAACGCTACGGAGCGATGTTCATCGAGGCGCTGCGAAAGATCGACCCTGCCGTCGAAGTCTTTGGCATGGGCGGCAAGCGCATGGAAGACCTCGGCTGCCGCCGCATCGTGCGCTCCGAAGAGATGGCTGTCATGGGCCTGGCCGAGGTCGTCCGCCACCTGCCTCACATCTATCGCCAATACCGGCGCATCCTGCAGAGCCTGCGCGAGACCCCGCCTGATGTGGCTGTGCTGATCGATTATCCAGGCTTTCATTTGCGGCTCGCGCGGGACCTCCATCGGCTCGGCATTCCGGTCGTATACTTCGTCAGCCCCCAGCTCTGGGCATGGAAAAAACGCCGCATCAGGCAGGTGGAGCGTTATGTCGGCCGCATGCTTGTCATCTTTCCCTTTGAAGAGACCTTCTACCGCGACCGCGGCGTGGAGGCCACGTACGTCGGGCATCCCCTCGCCGACCTTCCGCTGCCCACCATCTCTCGAAGTGCGTTTGCTGCCCAATACGGATTGGACGCGTCCAAAGATTGGGTTGCCCTCTTGCCCGGCAGCCGCGACAAGGAGATCCGTCTGAACCTCCCGGAGATCAAGAAGGCCGCAGACGCCCTCAACCTGGATTGCGAGTTTCTGCTGCCTCTCGCCGCAACGCTGGATCCAAGGCACATTGCGGGAATTCGTGAGAGCATAGCTCCGCCATCTGGCCGCGGCAGCGGAAAGGCGCCCCGCATCACCCTGGTAAAAGATGCCCGGGCTGCCCTCTACCATGCGCGTGCAAGTGTTGTCGCCAGCGGTACCGCAACCATTGAGGCAGCTCTGATCGGCAATCCGTTCCTGGTCGTCTATCGCGTCTCCGCGGCAACCTATGCGGTCGTCCGCCATATTGTTTCGGTCCCCTTCGTGGCCATGGTCAACCTGGTGGCCGGCCGCGCCGTCGTTCCCGAGCTCATCCAGCACGATTTCAACGCGAGCAATGTTGTCTCCCATCTCCGCAGGTTGATGGCCGATGAGACGGCTCGCGGTAAAATGCAGAACGACCTGAAGCAGGTCTCGCAGATGTTGCACGCCGGCCGCTCGGCAACGGAAACGGCCATCGATCGCGCTGCTGGCATCACATTGCAGGTGGCGCAAAGAATTTCTCACAACTCAGTTCCGATTTAG